The window CCACCAGGAGGCGCCACACAACGACTCCACAACCGGAAACCCCTCCATACTGAAAGCTTCATTTGCGCATGCGCGCcccctctttcttcctttccGCCGCTCtagcagagagagacaagatggGTCACCAGCAGATCTACTGGAGTCACCCCAGGAAATTCGGTCAGGGATCGCGATCCTGGTCAGTTCTTACGTTTAATATATCAATAATCGATGTGTGTTGCTAAAGCGGTCAGTTTAGAGATGTTTGTGACTTCTAATACTTGATATTTTATCACTAAAATATCAACCGCATGGAGAGCTGCTGAGAGCCAACATGGCGGCGGTGGACGAGGATGCGCCTTTAGTGGCTTATTAGCAGAGAGCTTGCTTCCGCACATGTAGTCTGTATGAGTGGATGGAGATGGATGGTAACTGTAGACATACTTTATACTCgttcatgtaaataaataacccAAGTTTCTCCTGTTTTCCAGCCGGGTATGCTCAAACAGACACGGTCTGATCCGTAAATACGGGCTCAACATGTGCCGCCAGTGCTTCAGGCAGTACGCTAAAGACATCGGTTTCGTCAAGGTAAAGTAGTGTTAACCACTTTTATATACGTTTTTATACCTATATATTTCACCAAGTGTCACGATCTAGTGTTAGCTTAAGGTAAAGTACATTGTAAACAACATCTTTGTTGCCAGATTGCAGGGGAAGCACAAGctatttatttctcatttaaCTAATCTAAGCAACTTAAATGTTAAGTGATATGTAGAAAGCTTTTCCCCCTCA is drawn from Sebastes umbrosus isolate fSebUmb1 chromosome 18, fSebUmb1.pri, whole genome shotgun sequence and contains these coding sequences:
- the rps29 gene encoding 40S ribosomal protein S29; its protein translation is MRAPSFFLSAALAERDKMGHQQIYWSHPRKFGQGSRSCRVCSNRHGLIRKYGLNMCRQCFRQYAKDIGFVKLD